The Couchioplanes caeruleus nucleotide sequence GGGACCGGACGCCGGCACGCCACCCGATCCAGTGGCGATGCCCGGGAAACGGCCGTGAAGCCGGCCACCGTCACCGAGGATTGACAGGCCCGCCATCAGGGCATAGAGCGGACAGGGAAAGGAGGACACCATGGCCGATGTCCTGAACGGTAGCCCGGCCCGTCCGGCGACCGACCAGTCCACCTCGGAGTTGGTTCAGAAGGCGAGCGAGCAGCTCACCCGCCTCGTCCGGGACGAGATCGCGCTCGCGAAGGCGGAGCTCACGGAAAAGGGGAAGCACGCCGGCATCGGTGTGGGTCTGTTCGGCGGGGGCGGCGTGCTCGCCCTGTACGGCGTCGGCGCGCTCATCGCCACGCTGATCATCGTGCTGAACATCTTCCTGCCGCTGTGGCTCGCCGCTCTGATCGTGACCGTGGTGCTGTTCGCCGCGGCCGGTATTCTCGCGCTGCTCGGCAAGAAGCAGGTGACCCAGGCTGTCCCGCCGGAACCGAGTTCCGCCATCGAGAGCGCGAA carries:
- a CDS encoding phage holin family protein, with amino-acid sequence MADVLNGSPARPATDQSTSELVQKASEQLTRLVRDEIALAKAELTEKGKHAGIGVGLFGGGGVLALYGVGALIATLIIVLNIFLPLWLAALIVTVVLFAAAGILALLGKKQVTQAVPPEPSSAIESAKADVDEVKHAIRSGRSRA